One Pyrus communis chromosome 4, drPyrComm1.1, whole genome shotgun sequence genomic region harbors:
- the LOC137732562 gene encoding uncharacterized protein: MADFSFYLSDTDESAVDDLISQAQDLCVLEQVSAINCSGFTDSLLPTELESRFRKLKSFPESSASRPPPLATGSARRNSVEGKTDPVSDAAIFSPSKQNPDEKLGSNLKSDPSEFSVAKSKYNPGGKRGSKAKLKNGSVSSASNSSNSSPESAIFSPSKQNPDKKQRSKPKPKSRSFHSPPDSSNSLTDSPSPPRKSGCLWCSPKTKRASHTKSKEKGAIDFAAGLNFSDDDGLLSDLGSFSKKEQTRKLKKAMKEEEKICREAEKIVKCARQASARMSAAAIEDELSDD, translated from the coding sequence ATGGCGGATTTCTCCTTCTACCTCTCCGATACCGACGAATCAGCTGTGGACGACCTCATCTCCCAAGCCCAAGACCTCTGCGTTCTCGAGCAAGTTTCCGCCATCAACTGCTCCGGCTTCACCGACTCTCTCCTCCCCACTGAACTTGAATCCCGCTTCCGCAAACTCAAATCCTTCCCCGAGAGCTCCGCCTCCCGCCCGCCACCGTTAGCCACCGGTTCAGCTCGGCGCAATTCGGTTGAAGGTAAGACAGACCCTGTTTCTGATGCTGCCATTTTCTCGCCTTCCAAACAGAACCCAGATGAGAAATTGGGGTCAAATCTCAAATCTGATCCCTCAGAATTTTCAGTAGCGAAATCGAAATACAACCCAGGTGGGAAAAGGGGTTCAAAGGCGAAATTGAAAAATGGTTCAGTCTCATCtgcatcaaattcatctaaTTCCTCTCCGGAAAGTGCAATTTTCTCGCCATCCAAACAGAACCCAGATAAGAAGCAGCGTTCTAAGCCCAAACCGAAATCTCGGTCGTTTCATTCTCCGCCGGATTCTTCTAATTCGTTGACGGACTCCCCTTCGCCCCCGAGGAAATCGGGTTGCTTGTGGTGTTCCCCGAAGACAAAGAGGGCTTCTCACACAAAGAGTAAAGAAAAGGGGGCAATTGACTTCGCGGCTGGTCTGAATTTCAGCGACGATGATGGGCTTTTATCGGATTTGGGCAGTTTTTCGAAGAAAGAGCAGACGAGGAAGCTGAAGAAGGCgatgaaggaggaggagaagattTGCAGAGAGGCTGAGAAGATTGTCAAGTGCGCTAGGCAGGCGTCGGCAAGGATGAGTGCAGCTGCCATTGAAGATGAACTTAGTGATGATTAG